ATTCAGTATTTTGATTCTTGTTATTAATTTCCAATATCTGTGTATGTAAGTGTGTGTTTGCCTCAATTCaactatttgtttcttttggtaaTTTCTAATCATCAGTtgtattgttaatttattatgaatttatgGTGGTGATTGCAGATCCCAAATTATGTAGCTATTAAAATTGCTTTGGAGCTCAAGAAGCTGCTAATAGACAACAGCCTTCTAGATGTGTATGCTGTGTCCTCACtcatttattcttcttttattttgctttttcttgttttctgatAGGATTCTTATAAATGGTTTCACTTTGTGTTTCTGTGATGTGTTGCAGCTCGCAGTCTGATTTGGAAGCCAATTTGTTTAAGGTAATGTCATGTGTGTGTGCTTGTCCAACAAGTAGTGcgctttttgaaattttgtaggTGTTGAATTTAGTTCATCTCTGTATGCACAGCTTATGGAACGAAGGGGTTATGGGGAGGAGTACATAAACCGGTACAAGATGATGACGAGGTCAGTCTAAAATCTATATTGCTTTTAGGAAATTCCTAGAAACTGAATAAGGGAAAGATGGTAAATTTGCTGAACTCTATAGTAataccttttttcttgttctgtGTGGGGCCAAATTCTTTCAGATTTCACCATCAAAGAGTGCCATTAGTTATTCTTGTATGTGGAACTGCCTGTGTTGGAAAGTCCACCATTGCTACCCAACTTGCACAAAGGCTAAATTTGCCTAATGTCTTgcaggttttttcttttgtatctgtcatgttctctctctctctctctctctctctctctctctctctctctctctctctctctctcccccccatGTACCGACTGTTTTGAGTTGCAAAGAGATGTCATTGACATTtattttgtccttttactgATTGTTACAGACAGATATGGTATATGAATTGCTGCGCACATCAACAGAGTATGTCcctgttttatttatttcctgaCTTTTACATTTTGAATGTCAGGTTCCTATGCTAAGCTGATTAATTAATGTTGCTTAAGTTAagctttttgttttgatgaacAATATTAGAGTGTTTATtgtgtcattttttttctaattcagTGCACCATTGACGTCTACTCCTGTATGGGCACGAGACTTCAGCTCCTCTGAGGAGTTAATTACTGAATTTTGTAGGGAGTGCAGGATTGTTCGTAAAGGTAGTCTCTTTATTAATACATCTGCTGAGATGAGTCAGATGACTACTTTTGAACTTTAGACAACCAGAAAGGTTTTTATGTCTGAAAGCACGCCAGtagtttctctctctgtaaTAACAACTTTTCTATGCCTTTATGCTAGTCTGTTGATTAATAATCTCTGTTCTGGAACACGTGCTTCGCAGGATTGGCTGGTGATTTGAAGAAAGCTATGAAAGATGGAAAGCCAATAATAATAGAGGTGTGGTTAAATTCCAAGCCATGGTGGATGTAAATGACATCGTAATTCAATtttgtcttaatttttttctctttttctatcTCTTcctttgtctttcttttttcttatgaaAAGATCCATGACCTGTGTCAAATATTTTGCCTGAAAAACCTCATATATGTATAACGAATTCATCACTCAGTGCTCTATTTTGTGTTATAAAAGATTCTGCCCAAGTCTCAATTATCTTGTTGTTTGCCTGAAACTTTTCTAGAAGtgaagatgaaaaaaattaaggatttGTCTTAGATTGGTAAGTTGCCTTTTCCTTGATCAATGGGGTGAATTCCTCACAGATGGTCTGTGCATGGTAGGGCTTAAATATTGACGAGCCTTGCTGAAATGCATGCTGCAGAAGGGACTTTCTTGTTTTCGAGAGAGAGTGGTAATCTTGTCACTGTGTTGAATTTTGTGATGCCGAACAATAGAGAGGGACTGTTATTAGGTCGTATATGCGAATTATTTGGCTAAGAAAATTTACAATGGCAATATGATGAGCATTAGCAAGCTTCTTGTCTGCTTAGTTTTTCTCACTTTCAGCTTggacaattttgttttctgttgatGGTAATTGCAGGGAATACATTTGGATCCAAGCATTTATTTAATggaagatgaaaataaaacacaagcTCATGGGCAAGAGAAAATTCAAGAGGCAGAGTCCCTTGCAGCAGATGGTTCCAAAACACACATGGAAAACGATTCTCCAAGTATAAATGGAAATCCTTCTGAAGTTAGCAACAGTACTGCGCATGTCAGCTCTAATGAAGGGACACTGGTTAACAAGGTGAACGAAGTCTCAGATTGCCTGGAAGCTTTTGACCTAGCGGAAAGTGTTTCTGAGAATAAAGGTTAACCCCCATTGTGGATATTGCTCAGAATGTTTGTGTTCTGTTCAACCActcatatttttgtttagaaACATACTTTATCAAAAGACATGCTGATGTCAGTTGCAACTGACATCTGCCAACAAGACACacaatttttgttgaagtgaATAGTGGAGTTGAACCATTAAGATGTCAGTTCTCTAACTACTTTTGTAGTGCTGCAGGTGGAAGTCTTACTGGTCCAGAGATGGATAAAAGTACTTCTGTTAAGAAAGAGAAGTCTGGTCCCGAACCAGTAATTATACCTCTAGTTTTGAAGATGGCTGAATTTGATCATAAGGTGTTGTCACGTTCTCTTTCATGTGTATAGTTTTTGATAGAAATTATCTTTTTCCCTGTCCTTTTTGTGCAAATGCATTGTGTTAAAGGCTTTGTCCTTATTCCTTTTCATAAGTAACTTGGCATTTATGCCTACAAGTAGTTGTGACAGCTATAGTTGTGTATGCACATCAATTAGTGTAGTGCCAATTTAAATGCACAATGAATGGTGGTGGCAAAAATCGGCAATACTAGTGCTGTTCCTGCTCTCCTCTCTGCATCATAGACCTCTAAATCCTGAATTAGTTTCATTGAGACACGCTTTATAGGACACGGTTTTGCGGGGAAAATGATGTATACGTTCTCATACTTTTCCCCTTGTGGCTTTGTAAAGAATTTCTTGAGTTTTTTCATGTTGTCGATTGAACTGCAAGATTATTGCTTTACGTTTACTGTTTATATGCTCACATTTTCCCTCATCGTTTGTGTTATATTCTCAATCTTGActtattttgtaatttgtataCCTATACTCTCATTTGCAGGCATTACTAGAGGAGGGGATCTCGACTCGTACATTTAGTGATAAATGTATAGTCCAGGTATTCTgagcttctttctttctcttctcattTCGATAAGATCTTGATGAGGTTTTCAATTAGACTTGCTTTCTTCACTTCTTTTGCACTTAATTTACAAGTtactttttttcatttccagGATAAAGATAAGCTAATAAGAAACTTAAAGACCATCCAGGACTATCTATGCTCATTCAATTCGCAGGTAAGTGCCTTCATgtcatttgaatttcattttatctTTGAATTGGCTCATGGTTTATCGTTGGTTAGTTATCTGTCATTTTTATTCCAACAGGGTTTGACAGTTGTCAATATATCAGCAACCACATTCCCACAAACATTGGATTGGCTGCATGGATATCTTCTTGAGGTACTTCTGatggattttttttagtttgtgtTGTCCTGGCATCCTTACTGCTGGTTAAACCTagaaaattttgatgtttATGGCCCAACTGATGGGTCCCAAGTGATATTACTTTACTATGTATTTATTCCATAATAAAATCTAGTAGCCAGTGGCTGGAACAAGAGACAGCTCCCATGATCCTACATCATGTTCATAGTGGTTTTACTTACAGTTCCCTGTTGCATGACCCTCCCTTTATCCTACATTGTGTTCTTAGTGATCTCACTCACCAGCCCATATAGCTATTTTATCTATTTCCCTGATAATGAAGTTCTTTATACAGTGCATTGAACATGGCATTTCATCAGTATCCAACGAAAATAATAGGCGGCCTGTGGAAAAGTAGATTGCATTCAGATGTTAGATGAAGGAAGGTATGAGTTGGACTTCCATAATTTGATTTCTCTTTGACGCATTATGGAACATAGATcactctttattatttttgtttaatctAAACATTACAAGGTAAAAGCACATGAAAGGGTTCAACTATACATCATATCAATCATGTTTTGGACTGTTGCATCCTATTTTCAATCAATGCGATTCTCCAATTTGACTTGTGATATATGAATATCTTAAAGGGGGAAGGTATGATAACATACGTCAAATAAAGAGTCAAATTATTATGCTCATCACCAACTTtacattcaatttttatttctctgAGAAGTACTTTACATTCATTTGGTTCGTGCTTGATTACAttctttttatgaaattttcagCTGTCTTTCTGAGGTTGGGTTTTTAGATGAATAACCCTGTGTTATGGTTCTCATAGAGCTGAAGAAAAGAACCAGTTAGGGTTATGAAATCAGCAACCGGCTTGATGTTAAGATCAGATGTGGGAAAACAAAATGGAGAACAAATACTTAGAAGAAccttgcagcagcagcagcttgtGAAACAAAGTTTTTACTTACATGGcataatttacaaaattcgatCCTATTGGATTCCGCCGACTAATATCCGGCCTCATGTATTGCACCCGACACTTCTCCAAAGTTCAGCCCGTCGATACGAGATACCAAATTATGGGGCTCAGGAGAAACTTGCTGGCATGCAAActcatttaataaattgttGTCTTCATAGTGTTCGTTTGTGTAACTTAAGAAAGCCCATCTAGGGTTTGTTCAAAATAAGGTCATGATGTCCTTAACCACTTTTTGGATGTTCATCATAGAGTATAGGACCGCTTCAATTGTACGTGCACCTCCTTCATCTTTTCTGTATATATGAACAAGGAGACGCAATAATATTTCTTGTCGATATTGTTGCTGCTGTTCGTGAAATCCCACTAGAGTTCTCATCAAACTTATCTCTTGCTGCACTCAAAACATTTTTCCTCACGAATATTATTAATGATCGTGGTTATATTTTTTACCACATGT
Above is a window of Prunus persica cultivar Lovell chromosome G2, Prunus_persica_NCBIv2, whole genome shotgun sequence DNA encoding:
- the LOC18786010 gene encoding uncharacterized protein LOC18786010 isoform X1, encoding MGLQTDKETMKKGKEVVVSSPNTNDDDDNLNISEGDLDGDNNHNRGSGVSFTSVRFSSRNTSSKYDFVKVLHFIVTQRTKVKVWLGDNADHYYVLSRFLLSRMLTVTKIPNYVAIKIALELKKLLIDNSLLDVSQSDLEANLFKLMERRGYGEEYINRYKMMTRFHHQRVPLVILVCGTACVGKSTIATQLAQRLNLPNVLQTDMVYELLRTSTDAPLTSTPVWARDFSSSEELITEFCRECRIVRKGLAGDLKKAMKDGKPIIIEGIHLDPSIYLMEDENKTQAHGQEKIQEAESLAADGSKTHMENDSPSINGNPSEVSNSTAHVSSNEGTLVNKVNEVSDCLEAFDLAESVSENKGGSLTGPEMDKSTSVKKEKSGPEPVIIPLVLKMAEFDHKALLEEGISTRTFSDKCIVQDKDKLIRNLKTIQDYLCSFNSQGLTVVNISATTFPQTLDWLHGYLLECIEHGISSVSNENNRRPVEK
- the LOC18786010 gene encoding uncharacterized protein LOC18786010 isoform X2, encoding MGLQTDKETMKKGKEVVVSSPNTNDDDDNLNISEGDLDGDNNHNRGSGVSFTSVRFSSRNTSSKYDFVKVKVWLGDNADHYYVLSRFLLSRMLTVTKIPNYVAIKIALELKKLLIDNSLLDVSQSDLEANLFKLMERRGYGEEYINRYKMMTRFHHQRVPLVILVCGTACVGKSTIATQLAQRLNLPNVLQTDMVYELLRTSTDAPLTSTPVWARDFSSSEELITEFCRECRIVRKGLAGDLKKAMKDGKPIIIEGIHLDPSIYLMEDENKTQAHGQEKIQEAESLAADGSKTHMENDSPSINGNPSEVSNSTAHVSSNEGTLVNKVNEVSDCLEAFDLAESVSENKGGSLTGPEMDKSTSVKKEKSGPEPVIIPLVLKMAEFDHKALLEEGISTRTFSDKCIVQDKDKLIRNLKTIQDYLCSFNSQGLTVVNISATTFPQTLDWLHGYLLECIEHGISSVSNENNRRPVEK